From the genome of Pelosinus fermentans DSM 17108:
AAAGTGTACAGTTTCACGGAGAACCAGCGTTGACATAAGTACAGCCATTGGCAGTTCTGAAGCACTTAAGATATTACCTAAACTGCGCACTTTAGGCATACCAATATTGAACAATATTGGTGGAATCACTGACCCAAAGAGTCCTGTAAAAATCCCATAGCGAATAAGCCCCTTTTCAGGTACTCCATTAAACAGAAACGCCGGGGGCATCAGTACAAAAACAAGGATTGCCGCTCCACTCGTCATAATTGCACTTTTATAGATAGGATGAACGGGAATGCTGCTACGTCCGCTCACATAAATAAAGACGGCAAAGGATAACGCAGCAGACAGTCCCCATAGTATTCCGATCCAGGAAAAAGAAATGCCGCTGTTAAGAACGTCAGAAGCAAGGACCGAACCCGAAAGTATAACACCAATCGCAATAACGTTTTTTCGGCTCGGAATATTCTTATCAAGTACATACCGTAAACCAAGGCTTATCCAGATAAATTGCAAAAGTAGAATGATTGCCAAAGAAGCATTAATATATCCAAGAGATTGATTATAAAAAATACCTGTTAACCCCATTGGCATCCCGCTGATAAGAAGAAGCATCCACTGTCTTGCTGTTAATGCTATCTTAGAAACAAAGGCTGCTACCATCCATAGCATAACTGCTCCACAAAAATATTGACTGCCAGTTACCTCACTGACTATGAATCCATCTTGGTATGCAAGCTTCACAAAGGTTGAAACAACGCCATATGAACATCCACCAAGAAAAATTAAAATCGAATATTTCCAAAGTCCCATCATCCAAGCTCCTCCTGTTGTATAAAATAAAAACGCCACCCATCCCTTAATAAAGAGATGAGTGGCGAAATGAAAACTTAGATTCCCAGAAAATCCACCTACCGCATAACTGTTTATGCAGTTTTACGACTATACTATTTTTTACTTACTCATTATAGTCCCACTTATAGGAACTGTCAAGAATGGAATATGGCTTGAAAAGTCCTATTCTTGTGCCCTTATGACGATGAGACCATCAAAAAAATGTTTTATGAAGCTGTCGTTCTGGGCTATTTGCGACTAGCGCTAGTTTGGGTGCGATCATAAGGACTCCAGATGTAAGTGAACGATTTTGAATTACATGTTATGCTTTTACATCAACAATATGATTTGTTTTTGCGGTTTCTGGCTTACTCGCTTCAGCCTTTTTAGATATCAGATTCTTTTTTTGCAGATTCGTGTAATACAGGCTATTGATGTTTGTATTGATTGTTGGCATTGCCACTAATATTCTCCTCCTTTCCTTGTTACTACTATTATTGGGGGAACAATTACTGTATCGTTTTCTCAAATTTGAAATCCATTTAAATTTTTCTTTGATATTCCTTTGTGTCAAAAAAATTAAGCTTTTAGCGGTTTTCCCGAGCGGGACAAGGTACCTGTTCCCTTGTCCCAAATTGCAAAATATGCTTGACGTTTCTCCAATAGTTATATATAATCGACACAATATATGAATTGCACAGAATGTATAGCTGATCAGAAAACTGAAGGCTGATTTCTCTAAACGTTAGAGGAATCAGCCTTTTTTGATTTAGCTATTTTTCATTACTGCCAGGCACATTTACAAAAATAAAGCCGATCAATAAAAATCAAAGGCACATCAAAAGGAGAATGAAATCATGAAAACAGCAACAAAAAAAAGAGCACTACTAAACATATTTTTAGTTTTTCTATTACTTACAGGGCTAGCCCTCATCACAGGATGCGGTTCCAGCAGCGACAAACAGGCTGATGCGGCTAAAACCTATTATGTAGCAACCAGAGGAACATTTAAACCATTTACCTATATGGATGATAAAGATCAATTAACCGGTTATGATATTGAGATTTTAAAAGAAGTACAAAAAAGAAATAAAGATATTAAATTTGATTTTAAAACCATGAGCATTGAAAGTGCCTTTGTCAGTCTGACATCAAATCAGATTGATCTCATTGCAAACCAAATGGGGCGCAATGAAGAACGGGCCGCCAAATATACCTTTACCAAAGAAGTTAACAATTACACACGCACCAAAATTACAGTGAAAGGTGATCGAAATGACATCACTACACTGGATGACTTAAAAGGAAAAACGATGGTGTTAGTCCCTACCAGCGAGTCAGCCAGATTAATTAAAAAGTATAACGAAACTGCCGAGCCTAAAATCAATTTGATTTATACGGATAAAGGATCTGCTGAAACATTGAATTTAGTTGCCACAGGCCGGGCCGATGCCAGTGCCGACTATGAAGTTGCAGTAACAGAAGCAAAGAAAACCTTAGGTCTGGATGTGAAAAGTGTTGGCAAGGTAATTTCCGGCGTGCCTACTTACTTTATCCTAAGAAAAGATGATGAATCTCAGAAATTAGCTGACAAAATTGACGCCACATTAAAAGAAATGAAAGCTGATGGTACACTTCAAAAATTATCTGAACAATTCTTAGGGGCAGATTATACATCTTCCTCTAAGGAATAGAAAAGGGGTCTTATCTTGGGAAATTATTTTGATTTAGGCTACTTGATTAAGACGTTCCCGATCATACTGTCCTATGTGCATACTTCATTGCTGATTACCCTTGTTGCAGGGGTAATCGGCATTGTCATCGGAAGTATTGTAGCATTGATTCGTATTAATAAGATTACTGTTTTAGATAAATTGGCTGCCATCTACATCTCTTTCATACGAGGAACTCCCTTCTTAGTACAACTTTTCTTGGCTTATTTTGGTCTGCCCGAGCTTATGCAAAAATTAGGCTATCAAGGGATTCGCGAGATACCGACATTGTTTTATGTATTTATTGTATTTTCCCTCCATGTGGGGGCTTATATTGCAGAAATCATTCGCAGTGCTATTTTAGCTGTAGACAAAGGTCAATTAGAAGCGGCCTATTCCATCGGTATGGGAGCGATTCAAGCCTATAGCCGGATTATACTGCCTCAGGCCTTTAGTATTGCAATCCCTACCATTTGCAATATCATTATATCCACATTAAAGGGAACCTCCCTAGTCTTTAATGTGGGAGTGATTGATATGATGCGTAAAGCAGATTTGATGGGTGCAAACAGCCATCGAAGCTTAGAGCTGTATATTAATGTTGCCATAATCTATATTCTTTTGGTATTTATCATCAGTAAAGTATCAACATTTATCGAAAAAAGACAAGTCGGTTATCATCAAATGAGCAATCTATAAATAAAGATCATTGATATGGAGGTGAATCGATTATGAATGATATAAATGAAAAAATAAATGCACTTACCGCAGCTCTCTATCCTGAATTAGTTGCACTTCGCCATAGGATACACGAAAATCCGGAGCTCAGCAATCAGGAATATCAGACTGCTGAGCTAGTTGAAAAAGTGCTTACAGATTGGAACATACAATACACGAGATTGCCGAACAGTACGGCGATTATAGCCCAAGTGAAGGGAACTCTAGAGGGCGAGCAAAGCATTGGTATACGAGCTGATATGGATGCACTGCCAATTGATGAAGACACATCACTGGAGTTTTCTTCGAAAAATAAGGGTGTCATGCATGCCTGCGGACATGATCTTCATACCGTAAATCTTTTGGGTACAGGATATGTATTGTCCCAGTTAAAAGATCACTTTGCTGGTACTGTCAAATTAGTATTTCAGCCGGCTGAAGAAATCGGCGGCGGTGCCCAGGAAATACTTGATTTTGGTGTCTTAGAAAATCCAAAGGTAACAGCCTTCTTAGCTGCCCACGTTTCCGAAGATGTCAAAACAGGTTATATTCAAGTAAAAGAGGAAGAAGTGATGCTGGCCTCCAGCCAGTTCACCATCCAGTTAAGCGGTCGGGGCGGTCATGCTTCAGCACCTCATCAAACAGACGATATCATTTTGGCAGCAGCAAAGTTAATTCTGGAACTTCAGTCCATCCCTGGAAGAAAGATAAACCACCTAGAGCCGGCAGTAATTACAGTTGGCAGTATTCATGGCGGCAGCCGCAGCAATATCATTCCTAAAGAATTAGCGTTAACTGGAACCATTCGAACTCAAAATAACACATTGCATCCACAAATTCATGAACATATCATTGCCATTCTAAAAGCCCACGAATTGATTACAGGCATTAAGGGAACCGCATCCTTTCGCTTCGGATCAGGAGCTGTTTATAATGATCCGGCAAAAACCCAAGAATTCGTAACAGCAGCTGCTGCTATTATCGGTGAAGATCATGTATTAAAAGCCAGATTTCCCGGTAATGGCTCAGAGAACTTCTACCGTTTTTCAAAAGAAGTCCCCTCTGTGTTTTTCCGCATTGGAGTAAATCATGATCCTTCCGAAAAGATAGAACCCGCTCACAGTCCAAAGTTCACAGCTTCTGATGAAGCATTAGAAACGGGTGTAAGGGTTACAACCGCTGCAGCCATTGCATTTTTACAAAAAGCAGGATTAAGAGTATGAACAATATATTAGAATTTTCATTTATGTGGGATACTTTTGTTCATTTATTACAATTCATCCCTGTTACCTTATTTCTAGCAATTATCAGCATGCTATTAGCAAGTATTATCGGTTTGGCCAGCGCGATCGTGCAACTTAGAAATATACCGATTCTAAAACAAATCGCGACTGTTTATTTGCTGATTGGCCGGGCAGTACCCACCATGGTCATGCTGTATATCGTGTATTTCGGCTTGCCGATTCTGCTGCTGGTATTCACGGAAAAAACGGGAATCGATACAGGATATCAGCATATACCTCCAATGGTATTTGCAATTGCAGGCCTTACAGTGCACACCGGAGCCTATCTAACAGAAATCTTTAGAGCTGCCATACTATCCATCGATAAGGGACAGATGGAAGCAGCCTTGTCCGTTGGTATGACTTGGTTTCAAGGGTTTTATCGAATCATCTTCAGGCAGGCAGCATTAGTTGCCGTACCGCTGCTTGCAAATCAATTCTTAGGGTTGATTAAAAGCACATCCATTGTATTTACCATAACGGTGATCGAACTGTTAGGCGGTGCCAAGATTGCATCTGTGGAAACCTATCGTTATTTAGAAACCTACTTAGTCGTAGCGATTATGTATTGGAGCATCAGCATCGTCTTTGAGAAGCTCTTTTTGCTTGCCGAACAGAAATTAGGAATTTTCAAGAAGGAAGCTAACATATGATTGAATTTAGAAATATGGCGGCGTCATCGAGAACAAGGTCCCCCAGAAGAAATACTGAACCATCCAAAAGAAGAACGCACCAAACAATTTTTATCCCGTTATATTTCATTACTTGAATATAATATCTAATGGATTGGCTGGCATAAATACCAATCTCCCGGGTTTTATCATAAAGCCTGGGAGATTTTTGCTGACCATATATCTTGCTACAGCTGAGGAATCGGATATTGCCTAATTGTTTCCAGCATGATATCCTGATTAAAAAGGATGTGTAAAAATGATTAAGAAATCATGGACGACCCTTATCGTCGTCAGTTTATGTATGCTTATTTTTAATGCCTCTCCCGTCAATGGGATGGCTTCTGACGATGTCATTCAAGAAGAATCCGTTCCCCAAAGCCAAGAGCAGCTTGCAGAGATTTTTACAACTTTTTCAGAAATCAACACCGCCCTTGAAAAAGATATAAAAGAATACCAAGGGCTTATTGACGATTATACCAATGATCGCGTGACTCCGGGTGTCATGAACACGAATTTGTCGAAGTTCAATGATTCGATAAAGGACACCCGGGATAAAACATATTCCTTGAATGTTACTGGCAAATATGAAGGTGATAAAATTCAGCTGCTTCGAACTTGTGATATGCTCCATCAATCCTTAAAAGATATGAAAATAGCAGTAAGTCTTCGAAATACAGGCTACTACTCAAAAGCGAAGCAGGAGTTACAGGATGCTGTACAATTTAAGGCCTTAACATGGAAGCAAATAAACGAAGATCTCCACGATGATGGCTACATTCCAGCCAATTAGTAAAAGAGAAGCTGTCTGCCTAATAAACGGTAGATGTCTTCTCTTTTTGCTAAAAAAATAAAACCTTTGAACCGCGAAGACGCGAAGATAACTTTTTAACCTTTTTTATAAAATTTTTAAAAATCCTTTAAAGCAAGTTTATACTCTTTTCTTATAATAACCTCATAACAAATTCAAGGAGGTTATTATCATGAACAAGATTCGCATTTTATACGATGTTATGAACACAATGAAAGCCAAAACGGAAGTAAAGGGTGTCTTGCAGGTGCAAGTAGAAAAAGACCAAGCAACGATCCTTTCTCTCCAAAATGAATTCGAAAAAAATTTGTTAACAGGGAAAATGAAAACAAAAGTGACTGCGTCACTGGATTATGAGGGAAAGACTCAAGGGCATCACGCAGAAGATGCAGCTCCCTGCCCGCCGGAAAGAACGCACCATGATTGGCTGCATCACATGCATCACTTCCCTTCACACCGTCGCAGAGGGTTGAAAGAAATATTTACTAAATGGACTTTCGCTTTGAGTCTTTTAAACGCTTTACAATTTGAGGAACGAGCAGGGAAAATTACAGTGATATCACTAAATGCCAATGATCTTCCCGAAGATATGAAAAAACTGTTTTCCGAAAGAATTAATCATGCAAGCAGACGCCACGATCGAAGGCACGGACTCATAAGGGAGATTTCCTCTATCGATCATCTTGACGGAAAGCTCAGCATATTCATCAATCCGGATTATGAAGTCGAGAAAGTAGTAGTTACAGCTGCCGGCAATCAACTGGATGCACAAGCTCAGCAACATGATTTGAAGGCAAATGCCCAATTAATCCTTATACGGGAAGATGAAAGCGATGCATCTTAAGCAGTATTATATCCATCCCGATCGTTGTACACGCTGTCACCACTGTCTTGCGGTTTGCCCGGCAGACGCAATTGAGCTGACGGAAACAGGCAAAGCGCAAATCCGAAATTTAAAGTGTATACGTTGCAAAGCCTGTAAAAAAGTGTGCCGCCAAAGTGCCATATCATATCGGGTTCGACTGCAGTTTTAAGTCGAAGGGTTGATTCGAAGAAAGGGAAGGTGTGGGAACATTTTGCACCATCCCTTTCTTTAGAATATAATAATGGTAGCAACAGTCCTGGAAAAAGCGAAAGGTGATATTAATGCACAGACATGACGACTCAAAATATTCCCCTGACAATTTGAATACCAAAGACAAGGGCGACTTCCCTGCTACCTTTCGGCAATTTCATCATCGTCATCACAGACACCATCATGGACGTTTTCTGCAGCACTATACCTATTTTCGCTATCTTCGTCCACTAGGCATTGCCTTTACCTTTGTTATTCTCTACTTAGCATTTTACTGGGGGGGTAACAAGGAGATCGGCATCCTTTTTGTCACGCTGCTTGCAGTGAAAGAAATCATCCATTTTTTCTTTATGTGGCGCTTAGAAAAAAATATATTTAAGCCTATGATTAACTTAAAACAGGGTCTGGATGAAGTCACCAAGGGAAATTATACGATTAAAGTAAAAAATGAACTGTCTAGTGATCTTGGCATCGTAATTGATGCTTTTAATGAAATGACGGAAAAATTATATGAAAATGAAAAGCTTCAAATGGAGTATGAAGAAAACCGCAAGGCATTAATCGCCAATATATCCCATGACCTTAAAACACCGATAACTGCCATTCAAGGCTATGTGGAAGCACTTATAGATTCTTCCATTTCGTCGAAAGAAAACCAAACTAAATATTTAAAAACCATTCATCATAATGCAATTTACGTTAATAAACTAATTGATGATTTATTCTTGTTTGCAAAGTTAGACATGCAAAAGCTGGAGTTTCAATATCAATGTACAAAGATTCGACCATTTATGGATGATTTGATTGCAGAATATCGTTTTGATTTTAGCGAGCGAAATATTCAGTTTTACTATGATGTACTGCTGGAGGAAGATGTCAAAGTCAATTTGGACGGGAAACGCTTTCACCAAGCCATTAATAATATTTTGAACAACGCCATTCAATATGGTCCTGCTGTAGGTTTATCAATAGAAGTGATCGTCTACCAGCAAAAAGACGCTGTTTGTATTGACATCAAAGATAATGGACCTGGTATTCCCACTGAAAAGCTCCCCTTTGTCTTTGACCGATTTTATCGCATCCACAGGGAACGTCCAAAAGAAACAGCAGGTACCGGACTGGGCCTAGCCATTACCAAAGAGCTTATCGAAGCACATGGAGGAAAAATTATCCTTTCCAGCAACCTAAACCAAGGAAGCTGTTTTTCGATTCAGCTTCCCATTTGTCAGAAAAATGACGGGGAGATTGTACAATGAAACGTATTTTGATTATTGAAGACGACCTGGATATTGCAGAACTGGAACGGGATTATCTGCAGCTAAACGGCTATAGAGCAGAAATTGTTCAAGATGGAATGCTGGGATTAAAAAAGGCAGCTTCCTCCGTATATGACGCAGTTGTCGTGGATTTGATGCTCCCTAATAAAGATGGCTTTGAGATCATCAAAGAGATTCGAAAAAATCAGGAAATCCCCGTGATTGTCGTCTCTGCTAAAGTAGATGACATCGATAAAATCAGAGGACTGGATGTTGGTGCAGATGATTACTTAACTAAGCCATTCAGTCCGGCAGAACTGGTAGCAAGAATAAAAGCTCACCTCAAACGCTACCAGAGACTAAAAGGACCCTCCCTCTCTCTTGAAGTGATACAGCATAAGGGCTTGGAAATCAATACTGCCTCTCACAAAGTCTTTGTATATGGCAAGGAAGTGCAACTGACGACAAAGGAATATGAGCTTTTACTTTTTTTAGCTTCTAATCCGAATATTGTTTTTAGTAAAGAGCATCTTTTTGACACCATCTGGGATAATGAAAGTTTTGGTGAGGTAGCCACTGTAGCAGTCCATATCCAAAAAATACGCAAAAAGATTGAAACCGACTCAACCAATCCTGAATTCATTGAAACCCTGTGGGGTACAGGATATCGCTTTAATTCAATGTAAACACGGTTATAAAAAAACAGAAGCCATTTCCACTAAACGGAAAATGGCTTTTCTTCTCATGCACCGATAAAAATCTGTTTTTCATGGGATTGCATAGAGGGGTTGGCAGCGACCGCTGCGTTCATGGTATCAAGAATAATATCAGCGATATTCTGGGAACCATTTATAGCTGATACATCCTTATATGTTAGATTACCGTAAGAAACCGAGTTAGCAATTTGGTTAATTCTTTTGCATGCTTCTTTTGGAGTCGGGCAGTGATAGCCTAATTGGTTTTTGGTAATAAAGTCAATATTGCCAGTCTCTTGAATGCCGACTGCTTCCGTAACAATCAGCGGCTTTTTCATTGTCACGCCTTCCATAAGAGTACCAGGACCAGCCTTGGAAACAATTACATCACTTGCGGCCATCAGTTTTTCCATGTTATCAACAAAACCATAAACATGCAGTCCATTGAAATGGAAGTTGGACTTCTTAATTTCATTATATAACTCTTTGTTATTTCCTGTTATAACCAAAATTTGTTTGTCAGGACACTGTGCTTTTAGTGTATGCACCCATTCACGCATATTTCCCGCCCCTACTCCACCACCTGTAAGAAGAATTGTAAATGCATCATTCTTTATCCCAAGTTCACCACAGGCTTGCTGTTTTGATATAGGAAAGTCTCTAAATTTAGGATGTACCGGAAAACCGGTATAGATAATCTGGCTATAGGGAATACCGTACTGGATGAGGGATTGAAATGCGTCTTGTGTAGGAACCAAGTATACATCTGCTCCTGGTGTTGCCCATGACGCATGTATCGTAACGAGATCGGTAACGACAGCTATGATTGGCCAAGTCCCACGAGATGCTTTGCGCGTTTGATGTAATAAACCAATGACAAGTGGATGAACAGCCACAACAGCATCTGGCTTACTATTTGCTATGGCTTGCTTTATACTATAGCGGGATTGAAAATATACAATCCTTGTCAGTGCCTTAATACGATTGATGCTATTCGTTTTCTTAAAGAACAAATTGTTTAGCCATACATGATTCTTCGAGCAGTAATCATAAATTTCTGGGGCTTTTCTTAGCCCTGGAAAATTTGTAGTCCGCAGGAAATCAACAATGGTAGATTGTATGCTCAGTTCTTTATCAAGTGCAGCTATAATCGATGCTGCAGCACTGCGATGTCCACCGCCTGTATCTGATATTGCGAACATAATCTTTGTAGGCTTACTTACCATGAGACACCTCTCACTATCAGATTTTCCGATGATGCCAGCAACTATTTTTTCTTCCATTATATGAGTTTCATTATACACTGAGCTATATTTCTTTAAGTTAACAAATGGTTAAGAAAATATTAAAGATATAAGAAAAAACCAGTCTTCCCTTTATCATGCGGGCAGACTGGCTCAATTGAAAAGCAAAATATGTACATCAAAACTTCTTCTTTGGATGACAATCCTTTTTCAATGACAACGTTAATTTTACATTCAATTCCAGAATATGGCATACTAGATCAGGATCAAATCCATACTGCTCAGCAAGAGTTATTACTTTCTTCCATCGTTTATCTGTACTCGCCTGATAGCTAGGAATACTTTCACGAACACAGTTTTCCTGATCTGATGAAAGCGAATCTTCTGCGTCAAATCCGACTAACCAATCAATACTTACCTTAAAATAACTGGCAATACGCCTAAGTGTTGCAATATCCGGTTCACGACGGTTAATTTCCCAGGAAGCAAGCGTGGAGCGATCAACCTGAAGAATCGTCGCTAATGCTTCTTGGGTTAACTCACTCCGTAATTGTTTTATTCGATCTCCTAATGTTGTTTCCATGAGCACACCCCTCATTATTACGATAGCGTGCTTATCATAGCAGTGCAATTATTCTGTCCATAAGACACTCCCTTGGCAGGATTTTACAACAATCCAGAGAATTAGTGTCTTATAGACACTAATTCTCATTAAATAAAAAAGCAAGATGATAAAAAAGGAGGGGCAGTTTCGTGCAGGTAGTAAATTTTTCGAGAAAAATGAATGTATTGCAAATGACAGACAACAAACCTAAAAAGCAAGCTACAGTATACAAGAATTCGCAAGTCGATGCAATTGCTGCAAATGCGATTACGCTGGTAAATGAAATCAGCGATCCGCTCACGGTCATTAAAGGCTATTTACAAGTCTTCGAGAAGAATACTGTGAACAATCAGCAAGAATGGTTACCGCTCGTGTTTCAAGAATTAAATCGAGTGGAGCTATTGATCAACCACTTTATAACAAATTCTCAGAATAAGAAACCTGGGTCTTAATTTATACGATAAGGATAGGTTGAAATCATATTATATATGGCAGTCGTCAGTAATGGAATATATCCATAAATAATTGTAATTATAACAAAAGCCAGGAGAGCTTGCATTATTATGCAAGCTCTCCTGGCTTTTAGTATTACTATAAGGTTTATCCTATAATTTGAGCTAACAACAATACACCTGCCAAGCCAACTACAGAGGCAATGGTTGTTGATGCCGTATAAATTCCGAACATCTTATTCATTGGAATACCGAGTGATTCTTTTACAAACCAGAAACCCGGGTCAGTTACATGGGAAGCGCCAATGGCTCCGGCACCTATAGCAATAGCCACTAATGCTGGATCAAGGTTGGGATACTGTGCAAGCACGGGAATGATAAATCCCGCCGATGTCATCATTGCCACAGTGGCACTGCCAATGGCAAATCGCATAACAATGGCGATAACCCATGCCATGATCAAAGGACTGATTTGAATGGCCGTAAGCACTGCTTTCAATACATCACCAATACCACTGTCCAAAATAATCCGATTAAAGGCACCAGCCGCACCAATAACAAGAATAATCGAAGCCATAGGTCCCATTGCTGCATCGGTTTGCTTGGCTAGAACCGCCAAACTATGTCCACGTTTCCATCCCATAACATAATAAGACAAAATAGCAGCCAAGAAAAGTGCCGTAATTGGACTGCCGATAAAGTTGACAATCGGCATAAAAGCTGCATTTTTATCTGCAACCATCTCGATAATGGTTTTACCGATCATTAACAGTAATGGCAGTAAAATCGTAAAAAGAGTGATTCCGAATTTCGGTAAATCAGCGTCTGGAGTCCGTTCCAGATTGCAATACTGATCCGGCGGCTGAAAATCATACTTTTTAGAAATGAGTTTGCCAAATAAGGGTCCTGCAATTGCTGTCGCAGGAAGGCCAACTAACAAACCATAAAAAATGACCTTCCCGACATCGGCTTTTAATGCTAAGGAAATCGCCATTGCAGCAGGATGGGGAGGAATAACGCAATGTACGACAGTAAGTGCTACCAGCATCGACAAGGCCACTTGTACCAGAGGCTGCTTGGATTCTAGCACAACACAAAATAGAATGGGGGTTAACAAGACTATGCCAACCTGTAAAAATACAGGAATACCACAGATATAAGCAACAATCATCATCGCCCATGCCGCTTTATTTTTACCCATGATATTAATAAGCGTGCGGGATAGTTTTTCGGCACCGCCGGATATCTCCATCATTTTACCAATAATCGCCCCCAAGGCAAGTATTGGGGCAAGAAACCCTAAGGTTCCTCCCATACCAGCCTCAATAGACGTTCCTATTTTAGCTAATGGCATCCCTGTAGCAAAAGCGATAAAAAAACAAGCCCCCATCAAAGAAAGAAACGCGTGGATACGAAATTTAATACTCAGAACAATAATCATGAGAATGGCAATTCCCAATACGAAAAGCATAGGTATCGATTGGTCCATAGTACTTCTCCTTTCTTTTTCTGTATCCTTAGCGGCTCCTCTACTTGATAATTGGAAGCATGTCAGGAGCATGAGTTAAAATCGTGACTCTGGCCTTTTTTCCCTTTTGCTGGATCGCTGAATCAAGGGCTGCCTGCACAGAGTCAAAGGGAGTAAATCCAAGCTTTACAGCGTCTTTTGACTGGATACCACTAGACACAATATACACGGTTTCCCTCTCTTTTACTTGTGCCCAGGCAATTGCTAAGGCCGCTGCAACTTCATCGTGCATTTGTTTATCATCCACCATTTTCTTTAGACACTCCGAGGAATGGCACGTAATATCCACCATTTCGGAGTGTGTAACAGCAACGCCTTCATAACATGGAGTCGCAATAATAACGATTCCACCAGCTTTCACTGCTAAATCGGAAGGATATAAAGTCTTGTGCGCCTGCCAGAACTCAATATCACAAGGATGAGAGCTAGAAAGAACGATATCTGCTTCTTCGGGAATTTCAACGGCGTATACTTCCCTTGATAAAGATACACCTTCCTGGAAGGCTTCTACTGTATCACCAAAGAAAGCCCCTACTACCTCTCCATGACGATTTAAAACCGTATTAAAAATAGTATTCATGCCAATTTTTTTGGCAATCATATTTAGCTCCCTGCGAACAGGATTATCCTGAACTCCTAAATAGGAGCGCGGCGCACGAACGCTTAATAAATGAGTTTCAGCAGTGGTATGTTCACCAGAAATACCAGGCTGAACAATTTTTGCTCCGCCAGAAAATCCAGGGATATGATGAGGAACAATGCTGCCGATACCAATTTTAAAATCTGCTTCATATGCCTCACGATTTACCCAAACACTGGTACCATTATCTGTATTTCCAAGGTCAATCAAAGCCTCTGGATTCTTAAAGTCATGATTTTTAATCGTTACGCGATTTACAACAGTTTGCCCAAATTTTTCCAAGATTTCCGCCTCTGTCATAAAGCGATGAGTACCCAGAGCAATAATGATAGTAATCTGCTCATCTTTTATTCCCGCCGAATTCATTTCATCCAGCATTACAGGAATGATTTTATCAGTAGGAGTCAAGCGAGTGTTATCATCCGCTAA
Proteins encoded in this window:
- a CDS encoding sensor histidine kinase, which produces MHRHDDSKYSPDNLNTKDKGDFPATFRQFHHRHHRHHHGRFLQHYTYFRYLRPLGIAFTFVILYLAFYWGGNKEIGILFVTLLAVKEIIHFFFMWRLEKNIFKPMINLKQGLDEVTKGNYTIKVKNELSSDLGIVIDAFNEMTEKLYENEKLQMEYEENRKALIANISHDLKTPITAIQGYVEALIDSSISSKENQTKYLKTIHHNAIYVNKLIDDLFLFAKLDMQKLEFQYQCTKIRPFMDDLIAEYRFDFSERNIQFYYDVLLEEDVKVNLDGKRFHQAINNILNNAIQYGPAVGLSIEVIVYQQKDAVCIDIKDNGPGIPTEKLPFVFDRFYRIHRERPKETAGTGLGLAITKELIEAHGGKIILSSNLNQGSCFSIQLPICQKNDGEIVQ
- a CDS encoding response regulator transcription factor, which produces MKRILIIEDDLDIAELERDYLQLNGYRAEIVQDGMLGLKKAASSVYDAVVVDLMLPNKDGFEIIKEIRKNQEIPVIVVSAKVDDIDKIRGLDVGADDYLTKPFSPAELVARIKAHLKRYQRLKGPSLSLEVIQHKGLEINTASHKVFVYGKEVQLTTKEYELLLFLASNPNIVFSKEHLFDTIWDNESFGEVATVAVHIQKIRKKIETDSTNPEFIETLWGTGYRFNSM
- a CDS encoding MGDG synthase family glycosyltransferase — translated: MEEKIVAGIIGKSDSERCLMVSKPTKIMFAISDTGGGHRSAAASIIAALDKELSIQSTIVDFLRTTNFPGLRKAPEIYDYCSKNHVWLNNLFFKKTNSINRIKALTRIVYFQSRYSIKQAIANSKPDAVVAVHPLVIGLLHQTRKASRGTWPIIAVVTDLVTIHASWATPGADVYLVPTQDAFQSLIQYGIPYSQIIYTGFPVHPKFRDFPISKQQACGELGIKNDAFTILLTGGGVGAGNMREWVHTLKAQCPDKQILVITGNNKELYNEIKKSNFHFNGLHVYGFVDNMEKLMAASDVIVSKAGPGTLMEGVTMKKPLIVTEAVGIQETGNIDFITKNQLGYHCPTPKEACKRINQIANSVSYGNLTYKDVSAINGSQNIADIILDTMNAAVAANPSMQSHEKQIFIGA
- a CDS encoding helix-turn-helix transcriptional regulator, yielding METTLGDRIKQLRSELTQEALATILQVDRSTLASWEINRREPDIATLRRIASYFKVSIDWLVGFDAEDSLSSDQENCVRESIPSYQASTDKRWKKVITLAEQYGFDPDLVCHILELNVKLTLSLKKDCHPKKKF
- a CDS encoding gluconate:H+ symporter; translation: MDQSIPMLFVLGIAILMIIVLSIKFRIHAFLSLMGACFFIAFATGMPLAKIGTSIEAGMGGTLGFLAPILALGAIIGKMMEISGGAEKLSRTLINIMGKNKAAWAMMIVAYICGIPVFLQVGIVLLTPILFCVVLESKQPLVQVALSMLVALTVVHCVIPPHPAAMAISLALKADVGKVIFYGLLVGLPATAIAGPLFGKLISKKYDFQPPDQYCNLERTPDADLPKFGITLFTILLPLLLMIGKTIIEMVADKNAAFMPIVNFIGSPITALFLAAILSYYVMGWKRGHSLAVLAKQTDAAMGPMASIILVIGAAGAFNRIILDSGIGDVLKAVLTAIQISPLIMAWVIAIVMRFAIGSATVAMMTSAGFIIPVLAQYPNLDPALVAIAIGAGAIGASHVTDPGFWFVKESLGIPMNKMFGIYTASTTIASVVGLAGVLLLAQIIG